The genomic DNA GGTTCTTCAATATCTTCAATTATAGAAAGCGTGTAACTTTCAACATCATTAGCATCTACAATACGTTGCCAAGTTTTACCATAGTTTTTTGTCCTGTAAGCGTAAGGTTCGTAATTAAATCTTCTATAATCATTAGCAACTAAAAGTGCTTCGCCTTTATTTTTATTACTAGCTTTTATTTGTACAATCCAACTTCCTTTAGGTAAGCCGCTTAAACCATTACTAACATCTTCCCAAGTATCGCCATTGTTTTTAGTTACATGTACACGACCATCATCTGTACCAACCCAAAGCATATTTTTTTCTATTGGAGATGGCTCAATAACTAGTATTGTACAGTGATTTTCTGCTCCTGTAGCATCTATTGTTAATCCGCCACTATCACGTTGTTTTTGTTTTTTTGGATCGTTGGTAGTTAAGTCTGGCGATATAATCTTCCAAGTATCACCTTTATCTGTAGATTTATGTACAAATTGGCTTCCAAAGTAAACCGTACTATTATCAAACGGATCTATATTTATTGCAGAATTCCAGTTAAAACGTAGTAATACATTAGCATCTGGATGTGTTGGTCTAACCATATAATTATTGCCTGTTTGCCAATCGTAACGGCTTACGTAACCTTGCTGGCTCATAGTCCAACCGTAACGTGAATTGTCGCGATCTGGAATAACATCAAAACCATCACCAAAGCTTATTTCTTGCCAATAGCTATTTCTAATGCCTTGCGCTTTCCAAACATAAGCTGGGCCACGCCAAGAACCGTTATCTTGCATACCGCCGTAAACATTATACGGGAACTCGTTATCTACATTTATATGGTAAAATTGTGCCACAGGCATGTTACCAATAAAACGCCAAGATTTTCCGCCATCTTTGGTAATATTCATTCCGCCATCATTTCCATCTATCATGAAATTTCCGTTTTCAGGATGTATCCACCAGGCGTGATGATCTGGGTGTACACCATTATTTGCACCATAAGCCGGCATAAGTTGTTTAAAACTTTTTCCACCATCTTCACTTACATTTATGTACGTGAATACAGAGTATACGCGATTTTCGTTTTGTGGATCTACATAGATTTCAGAATAGTAAAACGGCCTGTTTCCAATATCACTTTTATCGTTTATTTTTTCCCATGAAAATCCGCCATCTTCACTTTTGTAAAGCGCATTCTTTTTAGCTTCAACTAAAGCATAAATTATATTTGGTTTATTTCTAGCGATTGCTACACCAATTCTTCCTAAATTACCTTTTGGAAAACCTTCTTTTTCTGTAATTTTTTTCCATGTTTTACCACCATCGTGAGTTATATGTAATCCAGAGCCTTCACCACCAGAATTAAAAAACCAAGGCTCACGTTTGTGTTCCCACATTGCAGCAATTAATTTGTTAGGATTTGTAGGATCCATAACTAAATCTGCCGCACCAGTTTTATTATTTGCAAATAATATATTTTTCCATGTTTTACCACCATCTGTAGTTTTGTAAACACCACGCTCACTGTGTTCTCCCCAAGGACTACCAATAGCAGCAGCATAAACAATATCTGGATTTGTTGGATCTATTACAACTCTATGGATATGTCTTGTTTTTTCTAAACCCATAGATTTCCAGCTTTTTCCAGCGTCTAAAGATTTATAAATACCATAACCACCATTTAAACTATTTCTTGGATTACCTTCTCCAGTTCCTACCCAAATAACACTTGGGTTAGATTGTTGTATAGCAACAGCACCAATAGATGCGGTAACTTCATTATCAAAAATAGGATCCCATTTAATACCACCAGAAGTAGATTTCCATAAACCACCAGAAGCTGTACCAACATACATAATATCTGGGTTAGAATGTACAGCATCAATTGCTGTAACGCGTCCAGACATTCCTCCAGGACCAATATTTCTAGGCGTTATATTTTTAACCAAATCCATAGAGAAATCCTGTGAAAATGCTGTAATTGAAATACATAAGAAAGAAAGAAATAATAGTTTTTTCATTTTTTTGTTCATTAGTTTGCCTTAAAGTTAAGCACAAAATCTTAAATAGATGTTAAGTGCAATTTTTTCATTCTAAAATATCGTATTTTTATAGAGCAATGAGAAACGAGAAATTAACTAGAAAAGGTTTTATATTTAAAGAATATGAAGCACCTTCACAATCGCCTTTCGAGAAACTTTTTGATATTTTTAAAGAGTTAATTACACATACTTCGGGTGATTTTGATGAAGCCATAGATTGGCTTAGAGAATTAGATAAAGAATATAAACTTACTACGCCAGATTATACAATAGATGATTTTATTGAAGATTTAAAAGCCAAAGGTTTTATAAGAGAAGAAATAAAGCCAGATGGTAACAAAGGTATTGGTATTACTGCCAAAACCGAGCGTGCAATACGTCAAGCTGCTTTAGATCAAATTTTTGGAAAAATAAAACGGAGCGGAAGCGGAAACCATAAAAGTAAAGGTGTTGGAATAGGAGATGAACACACAGGAGATTTTAGAAATTATCAATACGGTGACGGATTGGATAAAGTCTCTATGACAGAAAGCCTTCGTAATGCCCAAATAAATAATGGTATTGGTGATTTTACTATTACTGAAGACGATTTAGTAGTTGAGGAAACAAGACATAAATCTCAAATGAGTACTGTATTAATGATAGATATTAGTCACAGTATGATTTTGTATGGTGAAGATAGAATTACACCTGCAAAAAAAGTGGCAATGGCTTTAGCCGAGTTAATAACCACACGCTACCCAAAAGATACTTTAGATATTTTGGTATTTGGAAACGATGCTTGGCCAATTAAAATTAAAGATTTGCCATATTTAAACGTTGGGCCATACCACACAAACACAGTTGCAGGCTTACAATTAGCTATGGATTTGTTAAGAAGAAAACGAAACACCAATAAACAAATATTTATGATAACCGATGGTAAACCAAGTTGTTTGCGTTTGCCAGATGGTACTTACTATAAAGATAGCAATGGTTTAAATCCACACATAACTAACAAATGTTATGCTATGGCACAACAAGCCAGAAAATTACACATACCAATAACAACATTCATGATTGCTCAGGATAATTATTTGATGCAATTTGTTCAAGAGTTTACACGTGCAAATCAAGGAAAAGCATTTTATACAGGATTAAAAGGTCTTGGTGAAATGATTTTTGAAGATTATGAAACCAATAGAAAGAAACGAATTAAAGGATAGAAACAAATAAAAAGTGTAAAGCTATAAAGTGAAAAGTTTTAATCACTAAAATGAAAAAGATTTTAAAAAACTATGGAAATAAAAAATATAAAAACTTTAGGCGAGTTAAAAAACGCTGGATATAAAAGTAAGTCTATTAAAGATGAACTTAGAGATAATTTAATAGAGAAAATTAAGAATAAAGAAACTACATTTAAAGGTGTTCATGGTTACGAAAACACCGTAATACCAGAGTTAGAACGTGCAATTTTATCTAGACATAATATTAATTTATTAGGTTTACGTGGTCAAGCAAAAACACGTTTAGCACGCTTAATGCTAAATTTGTTAGACGAATATATTCCTGTAGTTGAAGGCAGCGAAATTAATGACGATCCTTTACAGCCTATTTCACGATTTGCAATAGAATTAATTAAGGAAAAAGGAGAAAAAACACCAATAATTTGGTTACATAGAAGTGAGCGTTTTGCCGAAAAACTAGCAACTCCAGATGTAACAGTGGCAGATTTAATAGGTGATGTAGACCCAATAAAAGCAGCGAATTTAAAGTTGAGTTATGCAGACGATCGTGTAATTCATTACGGAATGATTCCGCGTGCTAACCGTTGTATTTTTGTTATAAATGAATTACCCGATTTACAAGCCAGAATTCAAGTGGCTTTATTTAATATTCTACAAGAAGGCGATATACAAATTCGAGGTTTCAAACTTAGGTTAAACTTAGATATGCAGTTTATATTTACTGCAAATCCTGAAGATTATACTAACCGTGGTAGTATTGTAACGCCTTTAAAAGATAGAATTGGTTCTCAAATTTTAACGCATTATCCAGAAGATATTGAAACTGCAAAAATAATTACACAACAAGAAGCAAAACTAGATAAAAGACAAACAAATAGTGTCGCTATTCCAGAGTTGGCTAAAGATTTACTGGAACAAATTGTTTTTGAAGCCAGAGAAAGCGAATATATAGATGCTAAAAGTGGTGTAAGTGCAAGATTAAGTATTACTGCATTCGAAAATTTATTGAGTACTGCAGAACTTCGCGCTTTAAAAACAGGAGACACAAAAACAATGGTACGTTTAAGTGACTTTTTAGGTATTATTCCTGCAATTACAGGAAAAGTAGAATTAGTTTATGAAGGAGAGCAAGAAGGTGCTGCAAAAGTTGCATTTAATTTAATAGGTGAAGCCGTAAAAAGTTTATTTCCAGAGTTTTTTCCTAAAATTGAGAAGCTACAAAAACAAGAAGAAGAAAGTCCTTATGACGATGTAGTATCATGGTTTTTTAATAATCGTGATGGATTTGAACTTTTAGACGATTTAAGAGATAAAGAGTACAAACATTTATTAGATGCTATTGCTCCATTAGATGATTTACTTGGAGAATACCAACCAAATTTAGATAAAACTGAAAGCTATTTTGTAAAAGAATTTGTTTTATGGGCTTTAGTAGAATATAAACAACTAAGTAAATACCGTTATACCGAAGGTATCCAGTTTAAAGATCCATACGGAAGTTTTATAAGCGGTTTATAAATATTAAATACAAAAGCGCAGTTAATTTTAATTGCGCTTTTTTTTATATAAAATGTATTTAAATTAACTTAGTGATAACCTGTGTTTCGCTATGTAATGTTTTATGAACAGGACATTTATCTGCAATTTGAAGTACACGTTTTATTTGTTTTTCATCTAGATTACCAGTAAGTTTTATTTCTCTATGAAAAGTATCGATTTTTGCTGAAGTTGATTCGCAATTTTCACAATCCTCAGCATGAGTTTTTGAGTATTTAGTATGTACTTCAACATTTTCAATATCCCAACCTTTTCGTTTAGAATACATTTGAATAGTCATTGCTGTACAAGCAGATAGTCCTGCAGATACAAGCTCGTATGGTGAAGGACCAAAATCATTTCCGCCAAAACTCGTTGGTTCGTCTGCTGTTATATAATGATTTCCTACTTTCATTTTAGTTGTAAATCCTTCAGAAGCATCTAAACTTGCAACAACATCATGTACGGTATTGATGGTTTCATTTTCTGGTATATTTACATAGCGTATGGCCCAACTAGAAATTATTTTACCAACATAATTAGAATCTTCTTTTTTCATTAATAAGTGATCTGCACCATCTATAGAAACAAAACTTTTTGGGTGTCTTGCTGCAACATATATTTCTTCAGCATTTTGAATACCTACAGTTGTATCTTGTGGAGAGTGAATCACTAATAAAGCTTTACGAAGTTTTTGTGCAACGTCTGGCAACGATTTTGTTTCAATATCGTCTAGAAACTGTTTTTTAATTGTAAAAGGTCGTCCGCCAATATTAACTTTAGCAATACCATTAGTTTTTATTTCATCAACACTACTTTCTATTAAATGTTGAACATGTTTTGGATTTGAAGGCGCACCAATTGTAGCAACTGCTTTTATAGACTCTAATTTTGCTGCAGCAAAAATTGCAGCGGCGCCACCTAAGGAATGTCCAATAATTAGTGTTGGAGCACTATAATTTTTTTCTAAATAATTTGAAGCATGAATTAAATCGTCAACATTACCAGAGAAATTAGTATTTTCAAAATCACCTTCACTATCACCTAAACCTGTGAAATCGAAACGTAATACTCCAAAACCGTTTGCTGTAAGCTCTCTACTAATATTTTTTACAGCAGATAAGTTTTTATTACATGTAAAACAATGTGCAAAAATTACAAAGTTATGAGGATGTTGATTTACAGGAAGCTCTAAACGTCCAACTAAATTTTCGTTTTTAGCGTTGTTAAAGGTTACTTTTTGAATGTTCATTTGTTTTGTTTTTATAATCAGTCGTAAAATTGAAGCAGCCTTTCATAAAAGTATGTTTACCAGTTATCTCTCGACTTAATATTTGCTTCGCATAGTTTTATAATTTCGGTAATTCTTTTTTGTTTAGTGGTTTCTCTTTTCGCTTGGTTTAACCAATATAAGTAGCTTTTTCTGTAAGAAGGCGCTAAGTTTTTATAGTTTTTAAAAGCATTAGGATTGTTATTAAATGCTGTTTGTAGTTGCTCTGGAATAATACCTTTTTCAACAGCATCTAAAGCTGTCCAACTACCATTTTTTTTTCCTATTTCAATACTATCAAATCCTTTTTGATGCATTAAATTTTTAGCAATTAAAACTTCTATATGCTTTTTATTTACAGCACTCCACACACTTTTGGGTTTTCGTTTACAAAAGTATTGTCTACGTTTTCCGTTACCTAAACTTTTAACAGTACTATCAATCCAGCCATAGCATAAGGCAACTTTTACCGCTTCTTCCCAACGCATGCTTTGCTTTTTGTGACTTACTTTATAAAAGATGAGGTAGATGCCTTCGTCATTTTCATGGTTTTTATGTAACCATTCTCGCCATTCTAAATCTGTTTTAAAATAAAGTTCTTGTTTTGCTAATGGCATATTTAAAAATTTTTATCTAAATATTTTATTTGGAAACACAACCATACTTTCGGTTCCATCTTGCGCCACTGAAGCCACACCAAAAAAGAAATTATCTATAACAATGCCTTTTAATGTAAATGCTTTAACATCACCAACATAACGGCTATTATCCCAAGTTGGTGAAGTAGTATCTCTCCAATAAATTTTATAGCCTTTAGCTCCATTAACCTTATCCCATTTAAATTTAGCAGATGGCTCTACAATACCACCAATAGCAACAGTTTTTGGTGCAGGTGGAGCAGATGCTAAACTAGCCAAATTTATTGCATTTACTGCAGTAAGTTTTTTTGCATAATCGAAATTAACATGCTCAACAACATCACCATATTTAGTACCGTTTTCTTCGCGAATATCTTGATGTTGCTGTGTGTAGTTTTCATGAGCTTCCATAATTCTAATACCTGCAAAACCTAAATCGTTAAACGGTCTATGGTGACCGCCACGACCAAAACGATCTAATCTATACACCATCATTGGATTCATTTCTGGCATATATGTTTTTACATTTTTGTGTATATATCTTGCTAATTGTCTAGAAATACCATCGACTTCACCACCATAAAAACGACGTAATTTGCGTTGACGTTCATTTTCGGTAGGTGGCACAGGTTCTGAAAATATTCTAAAAGTGCGATTGTCAATAACACCATCAACACCTTTAATATTTCCTATCATATCGTTGTTTAAAATGCCAATAACATCCCAATTATTATCTTTTGCATATTTTGCTAGTCCAGCACCACCAAATAAGCCTTGCTCTTCTCCAGATAATCCAACATAAATTATACTACTTTCAAAGTTATATTTTGAAAGCACTCGAGCTGCTTCAATTGTTCCTGCCATACCCGAGGCATTGTCGTTTGCACCAGGAGCATCTGTAGTGAAATCCATAGTATCGCTGGCACGAGAATCTATATCTCCACTCATTATTACGTATCGATTAGGATATTTAGTCCCTTTTTGTATAGCTACTACATTTACAATCCATGCATCATGTGGTACACGATTATTACCTTCTTTTCTAACAAAATCTTTTTGATAAAAAACGTTTAAGCAGTTATTACATTCTTTAGAAATAGTTTGAAATTCACTTTTTATCCAGCGTCTTGCTGCGCCTATACCTCTTGTATTTGAAATGGTATCGCTAAATGTGTTTCTGGTTCCAAAATTAGCTAATGTATTAATATCTTTTTCTATACGTTCTGACGATACAGCATCAATAATATCATATATTTTTTGATTGGTTTGTGCAGACAAGAAAGTTGTTAAAAGGAAAAAAGGAAATATTAGTAGTTTCATAAAAAATATTTTTAACTAAAATAATGAAAATATAAGCATTAATTAACTAATACTTAATTAAGGTTTATGGTGTTTTTCTAACGCCTAAAAGTAAATCTTTATTAAATTCCTCATCACTATTTGCTGTTTTATGAAGTACTGAAATGGCACCTGTAGATTCTAAAACGACTGCTACAACTTGATCATAGTTTAATACATTAGCTTCTCTAAGTTTAGCTATTAGTTGTTTTTTTTCTACACGAGCATGTTTTAAATTTTCTTCTAAAATAGTATTACCATCCATTAATAGTAATGGTGCATTAGATATTAATTTGCTTAATGGTTTTATTTTTCGTTGTAACAAGGAAAAAATATAAGTTAGTATTAGTAAACCTGCTATTGCCGTAAAACCATGAACAATAGAAGTAGAGGATGTTAGTGTAGATGAAATTATACTACCTATAGCAATTGTAAAGGCAAAATCGTAAGCTGTAAATTTTGCAAACGATCTTAAACCAATAATTCGAGTAAGAAATATAATTATTATAAAAATTAAAATACAACCTATTAAGGTTTGTAAAATTGGATCACTATTACTGTATAGCCATTTCATATAAAAGTTTTTTAGTTATTAGTAAATTGTTGTGGTATACTCAAATTTACAATTTTGAGTAGTTTATATCAATTCTCAAAAACTAAAGTTTAGTTAATAAAAAAAGCCAATACTTTGGGAGTATTGACTTTATTTCCTACTAAATAATTAAAACTAGATTAAAAACAGTATTTATTTTCTGCTTTTACTTTTTCCGCGATTTCGTTACGTAGATCAACAATATCCGGATAATTTGTATATTTCGTGAAACGTTTAAGTCCCATTAACATCATGCGTTGTTCATCACCTTCAGCAAAAGAAATGATACTTTCTTTTCCTTTACCTTCAACAATACTTACTGCATTGTATAAGTATAATTTAGACATGGCAATTTGTACAGCTTGTTCTTTTTCACTTGTACGTTTAGCGTTTTTCTCAGTTCTTAAAATTGTAGATTCTGCCATGTAGATTTCAATTAAAATATCAGCAGCTGCAATTAATAACTGTT from Lacinutrix sp. 5H-3-7-4 includes the following:
- a CDS encoding VWA domain-containing protein, yielding MRNEKLTRKGFIFKEYEAPSQSPFEKLFDIFKELITHTSGDFDEAIDWLRELDKEYKLTTPDYTIDDFIEDLKAKGFIREEIKPDGNKGIGITAKTERAIRQAALDQIFGKIKRSGSGNHKSKGVGIGDEHTGDFRNYQYGDGLDKVSMTESLRNAQINNGIGDFTITEDDLVVEETRHKSQMSTVLMIDISHSMILYGEDRITPAKKVAMALAELITTRYPKDTLDILVFGNDAWPIKIKDLPYLNVGPYHTNTVAGLQLAMDLLRRKRNTNKQIFMITDGKPSCLRLPDGTYYKDSNGLNPHITNKCYAMAQQARKLHIPITTFMIAQDNYLMQFVQEFTRANQGKAFYTGLKGLGEMIFEDYETNRKKRIKG
- a CDS encoding sigma 54-interacting transcriptional regulator, translating into MEIKNIKTLGELKNAGYKSKSIKDELRDNLIEKIKNKETTFKGVHGYENTVIPELERAILSRHNINLLGLRGQAKTRLARLMLNLLDEYIPVVEGSEINDDPLQPISRFAIELIKEKGEKTPIIWLHRSERFAEKLATPDVTVADLIGDVDPIKAANLKLSYADDRVIHYGMIPRANRCIFVINELPDLQARIQVALFNILQEGDIQIRGFKLRLNLDMQFIFTANPEDYTNRGSIVTPLKDRIGSQILTHYPEDIETAKIITQQEAKLDKRQTNSVAIPELAKDLLEQIVFEARESEYIDAKSGVSARLSITAFENLLSTAELRALKTGDTKTMVRLSDFLGIIPAITGKVELVYEGEQEGAAKVAFNLIGEAVKSLFPEFFPKIEKLQKQEEESPYDDVVSWFFNNRDGFELLDDLRDKEYKHLLDAIAPLDDLLGEYQPNLDKTESYFVKEFVLWALVEYKQLSKYRYTEGIQFKDPYGSFISGL
- a CDS encoding bifunctional alpha/beta hydrolase/OsmC family protein → MNIQKVTFNNAKNENLVGRLELPVNQHPHNFVIFAHCFTCNKNLSAVKNISRELTANGFGVLRFDFTGLGDSEGDFENTNFSGNVDDLIHASNYLEKNYSAPTLIIGHSLGGAAAIFAAAKLESIKAVATIGAPSNPKHVQHLIESSVDEIKTNGIAKVNIGGRPFTIKKQFLDDIETKSLPDVAQKLRKALLVIHSPQDTTVGIQNAEEIYVAARHPKSFVSIDGADHLLMKKEDSNYVGKIISSWAIRYVNIPENETINTVHDVVASLDASEGFTTKMKVGNHYITADEPTSFGGNDFGPSPYELVSAGLSACTAMTIQMYSKRKGWDIENVEVHTKYSKTHAEDCENCESTSAKIDTFHREIKLTGNLDEKQIKRVLQIADKCPVHKTLHSETQVITKLI
- a CDS encoding YdeI family protein — protein: MPLAKQELYFKTDLEWREWLHKNHENDEGIYLIFYKVSHKKQSMRWEEAVKVALCYGWIDSTVKSLGNGKRRQYFCKRKPKSVWSAVNKKHIEVLIAKNLMHQKGFDSIEIGKKNGSWTALDAVEKGIIPEQLQTAFNNNPNAFKNYKNLAPSYRKSYLYWLNQAKRETTKQKRITEIIKLCEANIKSRDNW
- a CDS encoding M28 family peptidase — its product is MKLLIFPFFLLTTFLSAQTNQKIYDIIDAVSSERIEKDINTLANFGTRNTFSDTISNTRGIGAARRWIKSEFQTISKECNNCLNVFYQKDFVRKEGNNRVPHDAWIVNVVAIQKGTKYPNRYVIMSGDIDSRASDTMDFTTDAPGANDNASGMAGTIEAARVLSKYNFESSIIYVGLSGEEQGLFGGAGLAKYAKDNNWDVIGILNNDMIGNIKGVDGVIDNRTFRIFSEPVPPTENERQRKLRRFYGGEVDGISRQLARYIHKNVKTYMPEMNPMMVYRLDRFGRGGHHRPFNDLGFAGIRIMEAHENYTQQHQDIREENGTKYGDVVEHVNFDYAKKLTAVNAINLASLASAPPAPKTVAIGGIVEPSAKFKWDKVNGAKGYKIYWRDTTSPTWDNSRYVGDVKAFTLKGIVIDNFFFGVASVAQDGTESMVVFPNKIFR
- a CDS encoding DUF421 domain-containing protein, translating into MKWLYSNSDPILQTLIGCILIFIIIIFLTRIIGLRSFAKFTAYDFAFTIAIGSIISSTLTSSTSIVHGFTAIAGLLILTYIFSLLQRKIKPLSKLISNAPLLLMDGNTILEENLKHARVEKKQLIAKLREANVLNYDQVVAVVLESTGAISVLHKTANSDEEFNKDLLLGVRKTP